The DNA segment ACCTAGTTTTAACTTTCCATACATTCCAAAATCTACTTTTCTTGCTAAAATATCTGAATCTGTAAGATCATAAAATTCTCCTTGATTACCTAATACATTTAATTTCAAAGCACCTTCTAAATCTAAGCTTTCTTGAATTAAATTAGAATTAAGATCAGCACTTAATTCAATAAAATTTCTTGCTGACCATGAAATTAATGCGGGATTTAATTGTCTATTCCATGGTGATACTGGTTCAATTTGTGAAAAAGACAAAACTGCTAAAATCATTAATATGCTTACTAAAAAAATCTTTTTCATATTCTCCCCCCTAAATATAGTTAATGTTACATTAAAAACAGATAAATTTTTATACACAATATATTATACTACTTTTATTTAATAAAATCAACAAAAAAATATAATAGTGGGGCTATAAGCCGGATTCTGTATTAATCGGTCATTTATCTAAGCGGTCTACCTGGAAGGGGCATATGCACGCCGGGCAAGCTTACCCTTCCTATTTGACCTTGCTCAAGGCGGGGGTTGCCAAGCCATTAGGTTACCCTAATGCTGGTGAAGCTCTTACCTCACCGTTCCACCCTTGCCAATCTGGCGGTTTTCGTTTCTATGGCCCTATTCCGAGGATTACTCCTCCCGGCAGTTAACCGGCGCCTTGCCCTAAGAGTCCGGACTTTCCTCATGACAAATTGTATTTTGTCACGCGACCGATCGCCCCACTAAAAGAAATAATTATCTATTTAAATATTTAAACAATCTACCTTGATATGTATTTCTATTTCTCATTTCTTTTTCTAATAAATTAATTATTTTTATTTTTGACATTCCCCAATTCCCATGGAGAACGTTTTCTTTAGGAGGATCAGCCGCAAGTCTATGTATTACTACTTTTGGATCAAGGTATTCTAGGAATAATATATTCCTATTAATAAATTCTTCAAAAGATAAAGGTTTTATTTCACCATTTTTATACATTTGACCTAACACTGTATTTTCTGTAATGTATAAAGAATGTAATTTTACTCCGTCAACATTTAAAGCTGATAATATTTTTGCGCCTTCTATTATATCTTCTTCACTATCCCAAGGTAAATCGATTATTATATGAACAATAACTTCAATATTCCTTTTTTTAGCACGATTAACCGCATCTATAAAATCGGCTAATGTATGCCCTCTATTTAATATTTTTAAAGTATGATAATTGACACTTTGAAGTCCAAACTCTAGATATACATCTAATTTTTCCTTATACGATGCTATTAGATCTAATTTTTCATCTTCTACACTATCAGGTCTTGTTGAAATATCTAATATAACAATTCTATCATCAATTAATGCTGAATCGTATATTTTTTTTAACACATGAGCTGGAGCAAATGTATTTGTATTTGATTGAAAATATGCCATATATTTATTTGCTCTTCCTTCATATCTCTTAATCATATATTCTACTTGCTCTTTTATAGAAGTCTTAGGAGATAATGCTGCAAAACCACTACCAGTTTCTTCACAATATATACATCCACCAGTCCCTTTTAATCCTATTTTATTAGGGCAAGTAAATCCTGCATTAATTGGTAATCTTTGAACTCTTTCTCCATATTTATTCTTTAAATATTCACTTAGTTTATTATATAACACATTTATTCTCCTTTTCTAAACTTTTTTTCTAACTCAAAATAGTATCTATGAAATGTTTCAAAATAATCATTTCCCTTTAATTTAGGATATTCCCCATTAAAATACACCCATTCTCCATTTACCATTGTAGCATATACTTTATTAACAGGTGAATATACTAAATGAGATTTTAATCTATTTATGTCAACTGGATACATTTCAAAATTATTTAAATCAATAATTGCTAAATCTGCGTTATACTCTTCTTCTATTCTTCCTATTTTTTCATTTAAAGCATATCCTCCATTTTCCCAAACCATCCTAAGTGCTTCTTCAGTCTTGAATTTTTCTGGGCCATTAGACTTTTGTAGCAATGAAGCTAATCTCATTTCTTCCCAAATATTTAATGTATTATTACTTGCAGCACCATCTGTTCCTAAGGTTATATTTATTTCATGTTTAAGCATATCTAATATAGGCGCAACACCATTTCCTAACTTTAAATTACTTGATGGATTATGCGCAACTGTAACTTCATTTCTAGATAGTATTTTCATATCATTTTCATCAATATGTACACAATGTGCTGCTATTACATTATTCTTAAACAAACCCGTTTTTTCAATATCTTCAAATTTATACATATCTCTTTCATTAATTGATTCGTACAAGTGAATTGTTGTAAAAGTTTCATATTCTTTTGTTAATATAGCTACTTCTTCAAGTTTATTCATAGGGCAAGTATATGGTGCATGAGGTCCAAAACCTATTTTTATATTATATTTATTATGATAATTTTCAAATAAATATTTGGTCTCATCTATTCTCCTTTTCCATCCTTCTTCATTATCATATCCCAATCCTCTTGTCAAAAATGCTCTTATACCAGTATTTTTTACCGCTTCAGCAGTTCCTTTCATGAAAAGGTACATATCTACAACTGTTGTTACACCTTTTGATAACATCTCAAGAATTGAGATTAATGATCCATAATATGTTAAATCATCATTTAATAAGTCTTCTCGAGGAAACATCTCATTAAAAAGCCAATCTTGTAAAGTTAAATCATCTCCTATTCCTCGAAATAAACTCATAGCTAAATGTGTATGAGAATTAATAAATCCTGGTATGATTAATTTATTATTTAAATCATATACTTCAACATTATCTAAAATTATATTTTCAGATAATTCAACTATAATTCCATTATCTATTAAAATATCCAATTTTTTTATATCAGCATCTGCGCTCATTAATACATATCCATTTTTCAATAGCTTTTTCATTATACTCACCTCAACTAATATTATAACACCTTTATTTTAACTTTTTTTGATAAAATAATAAAATCCCCAACGCGGGGATTTTATTAAATACTATATTTTAAACTGATTTAATCTTGCATTCAATTGATCTACTAATTTTTCTAATTCATTTGCTTTTTTATTCACTTCATCTATTTCTTTGCTTTCTTTTTCTATTTCTTTT comes from the Marinitoga litoralis genome and includes:
- a CDS encoding amidohydrolase, translating into MKKLLKNGYVLMSADADIKKLDILIDNGIIVELSENIILDNVEVYDLNNKLIIPGFINSHTHLAMSLFRGIGDDLTLQDWLFNEMFPREDLLNDDLTYYGSLISILEMLSKGVTTVVDMYLFMKGTAEAVKNTGIRAFLTRGLGYDNEEGWKRRIDETKYLFENYHNKYNIKIGFGPHAPYTCPMNKLEEVAILTKEYETFTTIHLYESINERDMYKFEDIEKTGLFKNNVIAAHCVHIDENDMKILSRNEVTVAHNPSSNLKLGNGVAPILDMLKHEINITLGTDGAASNNTLNIWEEMRLASLLQKSNGPEKFKTEEALRMVWENGGYALNEKIGRIEEEYNADLAIIDLNNFEMYPVDINRLKSHLVYSPVNKVYATMVNGEWVYFNGEYPKLKGNDYFETFHRYYFELEKKFRKGE
- a CDS encoding TIGR01212 family radical SAM protein (This family includes YhcC from E. coli K-12, an uncharacterized radical SAM protein.), giving the protein MLYNKLSEYLKNKYGERVQRLPINAGFTCPNKIGLKGTGGCIYCEETGSGFAALSPKTSIKEQVEYMIKRYEGRANKYMAYFQSNTNTFAPAHVLKKIYDSALIDDRIVILDISTRPDSVEDEKLDLIASYKEKLDVYLEFGLQSVNYHTLKILNRGHTLADFIDAVNRAKKRNIEVIVHIIIDLPWDSEEDIIEGAKILSALNVDGVKLHSLYITENTVLGQMYKNGEIKPLSFEEFINRNILFLEYLDPKVVIHRLAADPPKENVLHGNWGMSKIKIINLLEKEMRNRNTYQGRLFKYLNR